A part of Gramella sp. MAR_2010_147 genomic DNA contains:
- a CDS encoding polyprenyl synthetase family protein: MKVISQIKLPVEKEMELFEKKFFESMSSKVALLNRITHYIVNRKGKQMRPMFVFLVAKMVSEGSVNERTYRGASVIELIHTATLVHDDVVDDSNRRRGFFSINALWKNKIAVLVGDYLLSKGLLLSIDNNDFDLLKIISVAVKEMSEGELLQIEKARRLDITEAVYYDIIRQKTATLIAACCSLGAASVKPESNEIAKMRRFGELIGMAFQIKDDLFDYGTQKIGKPTGIDIKEQKMTLPLIYVLNNVSQKERDWIINSVKNHNKDKTRVREVINFVRDKGGLDYAVRRMKEFQREALLILEDYPDSTYKESLELMVNYVIERKK; this comes from the coding sequence ATGAAGGTTATTTCCCAAATAAAACTTCCCGTGGAGAAAGAAATGGAGCTTTTCGAGAAAAAGTTCTTCGAATCCATGTCTTCAAAAGTTGCGCTTCTAAATCGTATTACACATTACATCGTAAATCGTAAGGGAAAACAAATGCGACCTATGTTCGTTTTTCTTGTTGCCAAAATGGTCTCAGAGGGGAGCGTGAATGAAAGAACTTATCGAGGAGCTTCTGTTATAGAACTTATTCATACGGCAACTCTTGTTCATGATGATGTGGTAGATGATTCTAATCGAAGAAGAGGCTTTTTTAGTATAAATGCTCTATGGAAAAACAAGATCGCTGTATTGGTTGGGGATTATCTGCTTTCCAAGGGACTTTTACTTTCAATTGATAACAATGATTTTGATCTTCTGAAGATCATATCGGTTGCGGTTAAAGAAATGAGCGAAGGAGAACTTCTTCAGATTGAAAAAGCCAGAAGGCTTGATATTACTGAAGCGGTTTATTATGATATTATTAGACAGAAAACGGCGACTTTAATTGCTGCCTGTTGTAGTTTGGGAGCAGCTTCTGTTAAACCTGAAAGCAATGAGATTGCCAAAATGAGAAGATTTGGCGAATTAATAGGAATGGCATTTCAGATCAAAGATGACCTTTTTGATTATGGAACTCAAAAAATTGGTAAGCCAACAGGGATAGATATTAAGGAACAGAAAATGACCTTGCCTCTAATTTATGTACTAAATAATGTATCTCAAAAAGAGAGGGACTGGATAATTAATTCAGTTAAAAATCATAATAAAGATAAAACGCGGGTAAGGGAAGTTATAAATTTTGTGAGAGACAAAGGAGGTTTGGATTATGCCGTTCGCAGAATGAAAGAATTTCAACGTGAAGCCTTATTGATCTTAGAAGATTATCCAGATTCTACCTACAAAGAAAGTTTGGAACTTATGGTAAATTATGTAATAGAAAGAAAGAAATAG
- a CDS encoding nucleotide pyrophosphohydrolase: MDLKNAQKAVDNWIKEHGVRYFNELTNMAQLTEETGEVARIIARRYGEQSEKESDKSKDLGEELADVVFVVLCLANQTGVDLQEAFDRKLDIKTKRDKDRHKNNEKLK; the protein is encoded by the coding sequence ATGGACTTGAAGAACGCGCAGAAAGCGGTAGATAATTGGATTAAAGAGCATGGGGTTCGTTATTTCAATGAACTTACAAATATGGCTCAGCTTACAGAAGAAACCGGTGAAGTGGCCAGGATTATTGCTCGTAGATATGGCGAGCAAAGTGAAAAGGAGAGCGATAAGAGTAAAGATCTTGGAGAAGAGCTGGCAGATGTGGTCTTTGTAGTACTTTGTTTAGCAAATCAAACAGGTGTGGATCTTCAGGAAGCTTTTGACAGGAAGCTGGATATCAAAACAAAAAGGGACAAAGACAGGCATAAAAACAACGAAAAGCTGAAATAA
- the aroA gene encoding 3-phosphoshikimate 1-carboxyvinyltransferase, with product MTLSLYNLNKNLVADLKITGSKSESNRLLILQALYPRIQIENLSNSDDTVVLKKALEKGSGVIDIHHAGTAMRFLTAYFAAKEGCEVEITGSKRMKERPVRLLVDALQRMGADIQYKKEVGYPPLLIKGRKLNVSSVKLQANVSSQYVSALMLICASLENGLEIILEGQITSTPYILMTLEILQHAGIKGNFKEDRIFIEPVKELNASTIAVESDWSSASYFFSIAAIAETAEIKLSNYRKTSRQGDSCLVEIYKHFGVQTEFQDNSVILRKQKGTTSVRISEDLRNSPDIAQTIAVTCLALGLECKLEGLHTLKIKETDRLQALKNEMEKFGAEVEITNDSIHLLPCNSLKENVEVETYNDHRMAMAFAPLAQKVPLSILDAEVVSKSYPDFWNDLENLSFEMQ from the coding sequence ATGACTTTATCCCTTTATAATCTAAATAAAAATCTTGTTGCAGATCTAAAGATCACCGGCTCAAAAAGTGAATCTAATAGGTTGTTGATCTTACAGGCTCTTTATCCCAGAATTCAAATAGAAAACCTTTCTAATAGTGATGATACTGTAGTGCTAAAGAAGGCATTGGAGAAAGGTTCTGGCGTTATAGATATTCATCATGCCGGTACCGCCATGCGTTTTCTAACGGCATATTTCGCAGCAAAAGAAGGATGTGAGGTAGAAATTACCGGTAGTAAGCGAATGAAAGAAAGGCCTGTTAGGTTACTGGTAGATGCCCTTCAAAGAATGGGTGCAGATATTCAGTATAAAAAAGAAGTTGGCTATCCTCCATTGCTTATAAAAGGAAGAAAACTAAACGTTAGTTCAGTGAAGCTTCAGGCGAACGTTAGTAGCCAGTATGTTTCAGCGCTTATGCTCATATGTGCGTCCCTTGAAAACGGACTCGAAATTATACTTGAAGGTCAAATAACATCCACGCCCTATATTTTAATGACGCTGGAAATTCTTCAACATGCCGGGATTAAAGGAAATTTCAAAGAGGATCGTATTTTTATTGAACCAGTAAAAGAGTTAAATGCTTCTACTATTGCAGTAGAATCAGATTGGAGCTCGGCTTCCTATTTTTTTAGTATTGCAGCAATTGCTGAAACCGCCGAAATAAAATTGTCTAATTACCGAAAAACCAGCAGACAGGGTGATTCCTGTCTGGTAGAGATATATAAACATTTTGGAGTTCAAACTGAATTTCAGGATAACAGTGTGATTCTTAGAAAACAAAAAGGCACAACATCTGTAAGAATCTCAGAAGATCTTAGAAATTCTCCAGATATTGCGCAAACTATTGCAGTCACTTGTCTTGCACTGGGTCTTGAATGTAAGTTGGAGGGTCTACACACCTTAAAGATCAAAGAAACAGATAGGCTCCAGGCCTTAAAGAATGAAATGGAGAAGTTTGGTGCTGAGGTCGAGATCACTAATGACAGCATTCATCTGTTGCCTTGTAATTCACTTAAAGAGAACGTTGAGGTAGAAACCTATAATGATCATCGTATGGCAATGGCATTTGCCCCGCTGGCACAAAAAGTTCCTCTTTCTATTTTGGATGCAGAGGTAGTTTCAAAATCATATCCAGATTTTTGGAACGATCTTGAAAATTTGAGCTTTGAGATGCAATAA
- the rlmN gene encoding 23S rRNA (adenine(2503)-C(2))-methyltransferase RlmN translates to MKEKKKDIRALTKEQLQKFFVSEGDKSFRGSQVYEWLWNKAAHSFDDMTNISKETRQMLKDNFVINHIRVDRMQRSSDGTIKNAVKLHDALTVESVLIPTKSRTTACVSSQVGCSLDCQFCATAKLKRMRNLNPDEIYDQVVAIDNESRLYFDRPLSNIVFMGMGEPLMNYNNVMKAVDKITSPEGLGMSPKRITISTSGVPKMIKKLADDEAKIKLAVSLHSARNEVRTQIMPFNETFPLEDLREALEYWYAKTKSRITYEYIVWKDINDTREDAQALVRFCKYVPCKVNLIEYNPIDDGNFQQATSLATNMYQDMLERNGITVTVRRSRGKDIDAACGQLANKSA, encoded by the coding sequence GTGAAGGAAAAGAAGAAAGACATACGGGCATTAACAAAAGAGCAACTTCAGAAATTTTTTGTTTCTGAAGGAGATAAATCTTTCCGCGGAAGTCAGGTGTATGAGTGGTTGTGGAATAAAGCGGCGCATTCTTTTGATGATATGACAAATATTTCGAAGGAAACCAGACAAATGCTGAAGGATAATTTCGTGATCAATCATATACGGGTAGATCGTATGCAGCGCAGTAGCGATGGAACCATCAAAAACGCGGTAAAACTCCATGATGCGCTCACAGTTGAGTCTGTTCTAATTCCTACCAAATCAAGGACTACTGCCTGCGTTTCATCACAGGTTGGTTGCAGTCTGGATTGCCAGTTTTGTGCGACGGCAAAATTGAAAAGAATGCGTAATCTTAATCCTGATGAGATTTATGATCAGGTTGTCGCCATCGATAATGAAAGCCGGTTATATTTTGATCGTCCACTTTCAAATATCGTATTTATGGGGATGGGAGAGCCTTTAATGAATTATAATAATGTAATGAAGGCGGTAGATAAGATCACTTCTCCGGAAGGTCTTGGGATGTCTCCAAAGCGTATTACTATTTCTACTTCTGGAGTACCAAAAATGATCAAAAAACTAGCTGATGATGAAGCTAAGATCAAGCTGGCGGTTTCTTTACATTCGGCAAGAAATGAAGTGAGAACCCAAATTATGCCTTTCAATGAAACTTTTCCTTTGGAAGATCTTAGGGAAGCTCTGGAATATTGGTATGCTAAAACAAAGAGCAGGATCACCTATGAGTATATTGTATGGAAAGATATCAATGATACCCGGGAAGATGCCCAGGCTCTTGTTAGATTTTGTAAATATGTGCCATGCAAGGTGAATCTTATTGAATATAATCCTATAGATGATGGGAACTTTCAACAGGCAACTTCTCTGGCAACCAATATGTACCAGGATATGCTGGAACGAAATGGTATAACTGTCACCGTGAGAAGATCAAGAGGTAAGGATATTGATGCAGCCTGCGGGCAACTAGCTAATAAATCTGCCTGA
- a CDS encoding TIGR03915 family putative DNA repair protein, whose translation MIEKVLKYDGSYNGFLTCVFIAYKQKINVVEIIPEGEDQKQLFSETENVITEDLKAKRVLKGLRTKVSSNGLRRLNWAFLSELEGIEIKLFKMIQYIFSENIKVDSDYSNPVVLYIENVAKQVGREKHRMEAFVRFRLTKDDIYFAVIEPDFNVLPIITPHFKNRYADQKWLIYDIKRKFGVYYNLSKTECVSLELPEDMGISGGNPEYFETGEIYFQKLWKEYFEAANIKSRVNMRLHVQHVPKRYWKYLSEKSPFA comes from the coding sequence ATGATAGAGAAAGTTTTAAAGTATGATGGAAGCTATAATGGTTTTCTCACCTGTGTGTTTATTGCCTATAAACAAAAAATAAATGTAGTAGAGATTATTCCTGAAGGGGAAGATCAAAAGCAATTATTTAGTGAAACCGAAAATGTAATTACAGAAGACCTTAAGGCAAAACGGGTTTTAAAAGGCTTAAGAACTAAAGTTTCTTCAAACGGATTAAGAAGACTTAATTGGGCATTTTTGAGTGAGTTAGAAGGAATTGAAATTAAACTCTTTAAGATGATACAATATATTTTCTCAGAGAATATCAAAGTAGATTCAGACTATTCCAACCCAGTTGTTTTGTATATAGAAAATGTCGCTAAACAGGTAGGAAGAGAAAAACACCGAATGGAAGCTTTTGTAAGATTTAGATTAACAAAAGATGATATATATTTTGCAGTCATAGAACCAGATTTTAATGTTCTTCCTATTATAACCCCACACTTCAAAAATAGATATGCAGATCAAAAATGGTTGATCTATGATATTAAAAGGAAATTTGGTGTCTATTACAACCTTTCAAAAACCGAATGTGTATCTTTAGAATTACCTGAGGATATGGGCATTTCAGGAGGAAATCCAGAATATTTTGAGACTGGAGAAATTTATTTTCAGAAATTATGGAAGGAATATTTTGAGGCTGCAAATATCAAAAGCCGAGTAAATATGCGGCTTCACGTTCAACACGTACCAAAAAGATACTGGAAATATTTAAGTGAAAAGAGTCCTTTTGCATAA
- the queA gene encoding tRNA preQ1(34) S-adenosylmethionine ribosyltransferase-isomerase QueA, with the protein MKLSNFNFELPSELLAEYPSENRDEAKLMVLNRKEQTIEHKKFKDLIDYFEPEDVMVLNNTKVFPARLYGNKEKTGARIEVFLLRELNPETKLWDVLVDPARKIRIGNKLYFGEDESLVAEVIDNTTSRGRTLRFLYDGSYSDFRKKLKELGQTPLPKYIKREVEASDEERYQTIYAKNEGAVAAPTAGLHFSKHLLKRLEIKGIDFAEVTLHVGLGTFSPVEVEDLSKHKMDSEEAFITKDATEVINNAKTEKRKVCAVGTTVMRVLESAVSSDQTLNEFGGWTNKFIFPPYDFNIANCMITNFHTPKSTLLMMVSAFAGHDFMKKAYEEAVKEKYRFYTYGDAMLII; encoded by the coding sequence ATGAAACTTTCGAATTTCAATTTTGAACTGCCTTCAGAACTTTTGGCTGAATATCCGTCTGAAAATCGCGACGAAGCGAAACTGATGGTTCTAAACCGAAAAGAGCAGACAATTGAGCATAAAAAATTTAAAGATTTAATAGATTATTTTGAACCGGAAGATGTAATGGTTCTTAATAATACCAAAGTTTTTCCTGCAAGATTATACGGTAATAAAGAGAAAACCGGAGCTAGAATTGAAGTTTTCTTATTGAGAGAGTTAAATCCTGAAACTAAATTATGGGATGTTCTTGTAGATCCTGCAAGAAAGATTAGAATTGGAAATAAATTATACTTTGGTGAAGACGAAAGTCTTGTGGCTGAAGTAATTGATAATACAACTTCCAGAGGAAGAACTTTAAGATTTTTATATGATGGATCTTATAGTGATTTTAGAAAGAAGCTTAAAGAATTAGGTCAAACTCCGCTTCCAAAATACATAAAAAGAGAAGTAGAGGCTTCAGATGAAGAGAGGTACCAAACTATCTATGCTAAGAATGAAGGGGCAGTTGCAGCGCCAACGGCAGGGCTTCATTTCTCAAAACACCTTTTAAAGAGATTAGAGATCAAAGGGATAGATTTTGCTGAGGTTACTTTGCATGTGGGGCTTGGAACATTCAGCCCGGTAGAGGTAGAAGACCTTTCAAAACATAAAATGGATAGTGAAGAGGCTTTTATCACGAAAGATGCTACCGAGGTAATAAACAATGCGAAGACCGAAAAACGTAAGGTTTGTGCAGTTGGGACTACAGTAATGAGAGTACTGGAAAGTGCTGTTTCATCAGATCAAACTTTGAATGAGTTTGGTGGATGGACAAATAAATTCATTTTTCCTCCATACGATTTTAATATCGCGAATTGTATGATCACAAATTTCCATACGCCAAAATCCACGCTGTTAATGATGGTTTCTGCATTTGCAGGTCATGATTTTATGAAGAAAGCTTATGAGGAAGCTGTAAAAGAAAAGTACAGGTTTTACACTTATGGTGATGCAATGCTGATTATTTAA